In Penicillium psychrofluorescens genome assembly, chromosome: 5, a single window of DNA contains:
- a CDS encoding uncharacterized protein (ID:PFLUO_007792-T1.cds;~source:funannotate), with product MSGHHHHDHGHGGHCHDEDGHDHSNDITPAVQSLLYSQIDFDSINTLNEATPKAGAAIVKKTWSERLNDEPELESDADEQLLMYIPFTGQVKVHSLLFYTAPTPSAPKTLKLFKNRDDLDFSTASELTPTQTIEMPQPVPGADVFELPLNRAHWNTTTSITIFVEDNWSAGEEDVTRVGYIGFKGQFMALNREPVSFLYEAAANPNDHVAIPGVSGVGSRIL from the exons ATGTcgggccaccaccaccatgaccacggccatggcggccactgccatgatgaagatggccACGACCATTCCAATGACATCACCCCCGCCGTCCAGTCTCTTCTCTACTCCCAGATCGACTTTGATTCCATTAACACACTCAACG AGGCCACCCCCAAGGCTGGCGCCGCCATTGTGAAGAAAACTTGGTCCGAGAGATTGAACGACGAGCCCGAACTCGAGAGCGACGCGGACGAACAGCTACTCATGTACATCCC ATTCACCGGCCAAGTCAAAGTCCACTCGCTCCTCTTCTACACCGCGCCCACACCCTCCGCGCCGAAAACACTCAAGCTCTTCAAGAACCGCGACGACCTGGACTTTTCAACGGCCTCCGAGCTCACCCCGACCCAAACCATTGAAATGCCACAGCCGGTTCCCGGCGCGGACGTCTTCGAGCTGCCTCTCAACCGCGCGCACTGGAACACGACCACGTCCATCACGATCTTTGTCGAGGATAATTGGAGCGCCGGGGAAGAGGACGTCACGAGGGTGGGCTACATTGGGTTCAAAGGCCAGTTTATGGCGTTGAATCGCGAACCCGTGAGCTTTCTGTACGAAGCTGCTGCTAATCCGAATGACCATGTGGCCATTCCTGGTGTCAGTGGTGTTGGGAGCAGGATTCTCTGA
- a CDS encoding uncharacterized protein (ID:PFLUO_007791-T1.cds;~source:funannotate) gives MGNTSSSPKISDQDRAILEIKNKRDKVHQYQRRIASLTQRETEIAKECLARNDRRRALLALRRKKYQESLLAKTDSQLAQLEQLAGDVEFALVQKDVLYGLQQGNQVLRAINKEIGGIESVERLMGETEEARAYQEEVSQMLAGHLSNQDEDEVEDELEALQSQVAPPVKMPEAPTGELPPGQVHEEEPTAGERAKARAKARAAAAPLAA, from the exons ATGGGAAACACCAGCAGTTCGCCCAAGATCTCGGACCAGGACCG AGCAATCCTCGAAATCAAGAACAAGCGCGATAAAGTCCACCAGTATCAGCGACGCATCGCCTCCCTGACCCAGCGCGAGACCGAAATCGCCAAGGAATGCCTGGCGCGCAATGACCGGCGCCGGGCCCTGCTAGCCCTGCGGCGCAAGAAATACCAGGAGTCACTGCTCGCCAAAACAGACAgccagctcgcgcagctAGAGCAGCTAGCCGGCGATGTCGAGTTTGCACTCGTGCAGAAGGATGTGCTATACGGCTTGCAGCAGGGTAATCAGGTCTTGCGGGCGATTAACAAGGAGATCGGTGGGATCGAGAGTGTAGAGCGACTGATGGGAGAGACGGAAGAGGCGCGTGCTTATCAAGAG GAGGTGAGCCAGATGCTAGCGGGCCATTTGTCGAACcaagacgaagacgaggtcgaggatgaattGGAGGCACTGCAGAGCCAGGTTGCGCCGCCGGTGAAAATGCCCGAGGCTCCGACGGGCGAATTGCCTCCTGGACAGGTGCACGAGGAGGAGCCGACAGCAGGCGAAAGGGCCAAAGCCAGAGCCAAGGCCCGCGCCGCTGCGGCGCCTTTGGCAGCATGA
- a CDS encoding uncharacterized protein (ID:PFLUO_007793-T1.cds;~source:funannotate) translates to MASELDLSSSFIPALYKPAALLPIARHKQSLQYLVETYPVTIVVGQTGSGKTTQLPQYLDQAGWCQDGKAIAVTQPRRVAATTVAKRVAEEMRCKVGEEVGYSIRFEDLTSATTRIKFLTDGMLLREALVDPLLSRYSVIMVDEAHERSLSTDVLLGILKKIRKKRPELRIIVSSATLQAEDFLRFFTDDEYRPDAEPADLGGSAGRIISLEGRMYPVDMLFLESPAEDYVKRAINTVFDIHSQEAEGDILVFLTGREEIDTAIQAISERAATLHPKVPALLPLPLYAGLSTDQQMYVFEPTPDNTRKVIVSTNIAEASVTIDGIVYVIDCGFAKLRAYNPSTGIETLTAVPISKASATQRSGRAGRTKPGKCFRLYTQQAYEQLPEATVPEIQRSNLAPVIMQLKALGIDNIVRFDFLTSPPAELVIRAFELLFSLGAVDDYAKLTKPLGMRMAELAVDPMMGKVLLAAPSFGCLSEILSIAAMVSLQGTVWVQHEGDKRSAESNRRKFAVEEGDHLTYLNVYQAFVTKGKKDSKWCRDNLLNYQSLQRAVSIRGQLKRYLERFGIQVDETLSTHRAVDPSKQPEQIQRCLTTGYFAHAAKMQPDGTFKTVSGGLTLHAHPTSLMFNRKADWVIFHEIMQTGDKTYIRDVTKIEKSYLLEYAPEYYRVT, encoded by the exons ATGGCCTCGGAGCTGGATCTGTCCTCCTCCTTTATCCCGGCACTGTACAAGCCAGCTGCATTGCTGCCAATTGCCCGCCACAAGCAAAGCTTGCAGTATCTGGTCGAGACCTACCCAGTCACCATAGTAGTGGGACAGACGGGCAGTGGGAAAACCACCCAGCTGCCCCAGTACCTCGACCAGGCCGGATGGTGTCAAGATGGGAAAGCCATTGCAGTAACTCAG CCTCGCCGGGTGGCTGCCACGACCGTCGCAAAGCGAGTGGCAGAGGAGATGCGTTGCAAGGTTGGCGAAGAGGTGGGATACTCCATCCGCTTTGAAGACCTGACCTCTGCGACAACCCGCATTAAATTCTTGACGGATGGAATGTTACTGCGAGAGGCTCTGGTGGATCCTCTACTGTCGCGTTATTCTGTGATCATGGTGGATGAGGCTCATGAGAGGTCTCTGAGCACCGATGTTCTCCTGGGGATCCTGAAGAAAATCCGTAAGAAGCGGCCCGAGCTTCGGATTATTGTCAGTAGCGCGACTTTGCAGGCCGAAGACTTTCTGCGCTTCTTTACCGACGATGAGTACAGGCCCGATGCAGAGCCAGCTGATCTGGGTGGAAGTGCTGGCAGGATCATTAGTCTAGAAGGCAGGATGTATCCGGTCGACATGCTATTCCTTGAGTCGCCTGCGGAAGATTACGTCAAACGAGCCATCAACACAGTCTTCGACATACATTCTCAAGAGGCAGAAGGGGAcatcttggtcttcttgacGGGTCGAGAAGAGATCGATACTGCAATTCAGGCGATATCGGAGCGTGCTGCCACTCTCCACCCAAAGGTTCCTGCATTGCTTCCCTTGCCTCTCTACGCCGGCCTTTCGACGGATCAGCAGATGTATGTCTTTGAACCAACACCGGATAATACGCGGAAGGTCATCGTTTCAACCAACATCGCGGAGGCCTCAGTCACCATTGACGGGATTGTATACGTGATTGACTGCGGCTTCGCGAAACTAAGGGCTTACAACCCTAGTACGGGCATCGAAACGTTGACAGCTGTGCCCATCTCGAAAGCTTCCGCCACTCAGCGATCTGGGCGGGCTGGAAGAACGAAGCCGGGCAAATGCTTTCGCCTCTATACTCAGCAGGCATACGAACAGCTGCCCGAAGCCACAGTCCCTGAGATCCAACGGTCAAACCTGGCCCCTGTCATCATGCAGTTGAAAGCCCTGGGCATCGACAACATTGTCCGCTTTGACTTTTTGACTTCTCCTCCCGCGGAACTTGTGATTCGAGCTTTTGAGcttcttttctccctcgGTGCGGTGGATGATTACGCCAAACTTACCAAGCCGCTCGGCATGCGGATGGCAGAACTCGCAGTGGATCCCATGATGGGCAAAGTTTTGCTCGCTGCACCATCGTTTGGCTGCTTAAGTGAAATTCTTTCGATAGCTGCCATGGTCAGTCTCCAAGGGACGGTGTGGGTACAGCATGAGGGCGACAAGCGGTCCGCTGAAAGCAATCGGCGCAAATTCGCAGTCGAGGAAGGCGACCATTTGACCTACCTCAATGTCTACCAAGCGTTCGTCAccaagggaaaaaaggaCTCCAAGTGGTGTCGTGACAACCTTCTCAACTATCAATCGCTGCAGCGTGCTGTGAGCATCCGGGGACAGCTGAAACGGTACCTGGAGCGGTTTGGTATCCAGGTCGATGAAACGCTGTCCACACACCGAGCCGTTGATCCAAGCAAGCAACCTGAGCAGATCCAGCGGTGCCTAACAACGGGCTATTTTGCCCATGCCGCTAAGATGCAACCGGATGGGACCTTTAAGACCGTCAGCGGAGGACTCACTCTCCATGCTCACCCTACCTCGTTGATGTTT AACCGCAAGGCAGACTGGGTCATCTTCCACGAGATCATGCAGACTGGTGATAAGACATACATTCGGGACGTCACGAAGATCGAGAAGAGTTACCTGCTGGAATATGCACCTGAGTATTACCGAGTGACTTGA
- a CDS encoding uncharacterized protein (ID:PFLUO_007794-T1.cds;~source:funannotate): MSEDEKTPSTPNKAITALSTNSPRAESPTTARPLNFDDEEPQESGTISTATGSIQQSDPETAPAPPPKPPRPLSPREQSELTLKEAFPSLDGAVVKAVLVASNWNVERAFNALLGMTDPTAQEDMVPPPKPPRPSQPPTTTDWRQVEADERYARQLAEHYNSSRGGPRPGWESDPRYQRPRGSEEDDERDYSFFDDDLPVIRDNIKKGFLETQTKVNSWVANLKKRIDGEDVDEEDDGYSAPPQTYGPPRRSGDMSRRSGDRERYDADPQVLGDDFSALELRDSEAPPTRPPRPGANFSFQKASSPSPDRRKVSFQEGPPIEIDTAAKRQSSTSNKTSKWQPLSQVDPSPVAENDPFSLGDSDDEKDTKPKEPTTVSESEQIKKATEEAMSGDMGSSKDSKPDESSK, encoded by the exons ATGTCAGAGGACGAAAAGACT CCGTCCACGCCTAACAAGGCCATCACGGCGCTCAGCACCAACAGCCCTCGCGCCGAGTCGCCGACAACTGCGCGCCCGCTGAActtcgacgatgaggagCCCCAGGAGAGTGGAACAATATCTACAGCGACAGGATCTATCCAGCAGTCTGACCCCGAAACTGCCCCGGCTCCCCCACCAAAACCCCCTCGGCCCTTGAGCCCGCGCGAACAGTCGGAGCTCACCCTCAAGGAAGCTTTCCCGTCTCTCGATGGTGCTGTGGTCAAGGCCGTGCTGGTGGCAAGCAATTGGAATGTCGAACGGGCCTTCAACGCTCTTCTGG GTATGACCGATCCCACGGCCCAAGAGGATATGGTCCCTCCCCCAAAGCCGCCCCGTCCCTCTCAgccccccaccaccaccgactGGAGACAAGTGGAAGCGGATGAACGGTATGCGCGCCAACTCGCCGAGCACTACAACTCCTCCCGCGGCGGGCCGCGTCCAGGGTGGGAGAGTGACCCACGGTATCAGCGTCCCAGAGGtagcgaggaggatgacgagagaGACTACAGCTTTTTTGATG ATGACCTGCCCGTGATCCGTGACAACATCAAGAAAGGCTTCCTGGAGACACAGACCAAGGTCAACTCGTGGGTTGCGAatttgaagaagagaattgatggggaggatgtggacgaggaggatgacgGCTACTCTGCGCCGCCCCAGACATATGGCCCCCCACGGCGCAGTGGTGACATGAGCCGTCGCAGTGGAGATCGCGAACGTTATGACGCAGATCCGCAGGTGCTGGGTGATGACTTTTCGGCGCTTGAGCTGAGAGACTCAGAGG CTCCTCCCACGCGCCCACCGCGTCCCGGAGCCAACTTCAGTTTCCAGAAAGCGTCTTCCCCATCGCCAGACCGACGCAAAGTGTCTTTCCAGGAGGGTCCGCCGATTGAGATTGACACTGCCGCTAAGCGGCAGTCTTCAACGAGCAACAAGACGAGCAAGTGGCAGCCTCTGTCTCAAGTGGACCCGTCCCCAGTCGCCGAAAATGACCCGTTCAGCTTGGGCGatagtgatgatgagaaggaCACGAAACCCAAGGAGC
- a CDS encoding uncharacterized protein (ID:PFLUO_007788-T1.cds;~source:funannotate) translates to MGRPPKKRARSDEEGVEPPVGNLPGHEIWPSPEDPRPSPWAMVPDPTGATDIPHLCPQFFWHHHNEQSQATSDLSSGQEDQNHTWHPDRLLNANLPVFPSSSPWPDFSTVTEATGMPFSPLPTFPNGQTPTSLSPLTPTSSSDSSGPECTCLSYLYLCLSHISSLASFPVNSHNLCSLYIAVRTAQHVIRCESCPKNFATGVQNIMFTGTLLTVVADAWLRVFKANAAEIGMQAVSPSFASRVLQSADPAKGWENWLRQVVRQAVIGGHMDPDAKPPCSNQPDLLSVIREIEDRQRRWHHPGHQHWPPHSIPLGRPHLDPNDPENSCDEKELLCLRVVGNARHVIASFGFEPHEYPEGVEPCTFIS, encoded by the coding sequence ATGGGTCGCCCCCCAAAGAAACGGGCGCGaagcgacgaggaaggcgTCGAGCCTCCCGTCGGAAATCTTCCTGGACATGAAATATGGCCCAGCCCAGAAGATCCCCGGCCCTCGCCTTGGGCTATGGTCCCAGACCCGACAGGCGCAACGGATATACCACATCTCTGCCCGCAGTTCTTTTGGCATCATCACAACGAGCAATCGCAGGCAACGTCGGATTTATCCTCTGGTCAGGAAGACCAGAATCACACATGGCACCCAGATCGCTTACTGAATGCCAATCTTCCCGTCTTTCCGTCTTCCAGCCCATGGCCGGACTTCTCGACCGTGACCGAGGCCACAGGCATGCCATTCTCGCCACTGCCAACCTTCCCAAACGGGCAAACTCCCACATCTCTCTCCCCTCTAACCCCTACTTCTTCATCCGACTCATCCGGCCCAGAGTGTACCTGTTTATCGTACCTGTACCTCTGCCTCAGCCACATTTCCTCGCTCGCTTCCTTCCCCGTCAATTCACATAACCTCTGCTCCCTCTACATCGCCGTCAGAACCGCACAACACGTCATCCGCTGCGAGAGCTGTCCCAAAAATTTTGCCACGGGCGTGCAGAATATCATGTTCACCGGCACCCTGCTGACCGTCGTCGCGGATGCCTGGCTGCGCGTGTTCAAGGCCAACGCTGCGGAAATCGGCATGCAAGCCGTGTCGCCTTCATTCGCCTCTCGCGTGCTCCAGAGCGCAGATCCCGCAAAGGGCTGGGAAAACTGGCTCCGGCAGGTCGTTCGCCAGGCCGTCATAGGCGGTCATATGGACCCAGACGCTAAGCCCCCGTGCTCCAATCAGCCAGATCTACTGTCTGTCATTCGGGAGATTGAAGATCGTCAACGTCGCTGGCATCACCCCGGGCACCAGCACTGGCCACCGCACTCAATTCCGCTTGGTAGGCCCCATCTCGATCCGAATGACCCGGAGAACTCCTGTGATGAAAAAGAGCTCTTGTGTTTGCGGGTGGTTGGGAATGCTAGACATGTCATCGCgagctttggcttcgagccTCATGAGTATCCTGAGGGGGTGGAACCTTGCACTTTTATTTCATGA
- a CDS encoding uncharacterized protein (ID:PFLUO_007790-T1.cds;~source:funannotate), with protein sequence MPARNRGRPSLSQGLDREVYQVVRKIIDDQPETGRVRLSVPAIYDSIKRSNSSLNRKPKKLLEDSVERVLEVLKSDGLEDDEEDSMEGDFEGLEDPPATTETNGLNRSIVGMWSTTSKTEPSQKTTDPNGNAPTPKPSSSSKRRQQGGESVSKRRKADAAVDRSPPTHVSLADLGGLDDVVQELGDMVILPMTRPQVYLSSNVQPPRGVLLHGPPGCGKTMIANAFAAELGVPFISISAPSIVSGMSGESEKALREHFDEAKRIAPCLIFIDEIDAITPKRESAQREMEKRIVAQLLTCMDELALDKTDGKPVIVLAATNRPDSLDAALRRGGRFDKEINMTVPSEPVREQILRALTRKLRMADDLDFKTLAKRTPGFVGADLNDLVSTAGSAAIKRYLEILKSNSGEEMEIEGADELSLKVRELRRLITHAKETPIGEETETVLVSNADFFTALPKIQPSSKREGFATIPDTTWADIGALGGVRDELSTAIVEPIMNPDIYASVGITAPTGVLLWGPPGCGKTLLAKAVANESRANFISVKGPELLNKFVGESERAVRQVFVRARSSVPCVIFFDELDALVPRRDDTLSEASARVVNTLLTELDGLGSSRQGIYVIAATNRPDIIDPAMLRPGRLETLLFVNLPSPLERADILQTLVRKLPIEFSDELRSIAEECEGFSGADLGSLLRRAGYSAIKRRDTIKLEDFKAAKAFVRPSVTDMKKYEKLRRDWSGGVV encoded by the exons ATGCCGGCCAGGAACCGAGGGAGACCAAGCCTGAGCCAGGGCTTGGACCGCGAG GTCTACCAGGTGGTTCGCAAGATCATCGACGACCAGCCCGAGACCGGCCGCGTTCGTCTCTCGGTACCAGCGATCTACGATTCAATCAAACGGTCCAATTCCAGCCTGAACCGCAAACCCAAGAAGCTACTAGAGGACAGCGTCGAGCGGGTGCTGGAGGTTCTCAAGAGCGATGGTCtcgaagacgatgaggaagacTCGATGGAAGGCGATTTTGAAGGGCTCGAGGACCCTCCGGCGACCACAGAGACCAATGGCCTGAACCGGAGCATCGTTGGCATGTGGTCGACAACCTCGAAAACGGAGCCGTCCCAGAAAACCACAGATCCCAATGGCAATGCCCCGACCCCGAAaccgtcctcttcttccaaaCGGAGACAGCAAGGAGGCGAATCGGTATCTAAACGGCGGAAAGCCGACGCTGCCGTTGATCGATCACCGCCCACCCACGTCAGTCTTGCGGACCTGGGCGGACTCGACGATGTGGTTCAGGAATTGGGGGATATGGTTATCTTGCCCATGACCCGGCCGCAGGTCTACCTATCGTCCAATGTGCAGCCCCCGCGCGGCGTGTTGCTGCATGGCCCGCCAGGATGCGGAAAGACCATGATCGCGAATGCGTTTGCGGCCGAACTGGGTGTGCCGTTCATCTCGATTTCCGCGCCGTCAATTGTGTCCGGGATGTCGGGTGAATCCGAGAAGGCTCTGCGCGAGCACTTTGACGAGGCCAAGCGAATTGCACCCTGCCTCATCTTTATTGACGAAATTGACGCGATTACACCCAAGCGGGAGAGCGCgcagagagagatggagaagagaattGTGGCCCAACTCCTGACCTGCATGGATGAGCTCGCCCTGGACAAAACGGACGGGAAGCCTGTGATCGTTCTCGCTGCCACCAACCGCCCAGACAGTCTCGATGCAGCGCTGCGTCGGGGTGGTCGGTtcgacaaggaaatcaaCATGACCGTGCCGTCAGAGCCGGTTCGAGAGCAGATCCTGCGAGCACTGACACGCAAACTGCGCATGGCGGATGATTTGGACTTCAAGACTCTCGCTAAGCGAACACCGGGGTTCGTCGGTGCCGATCTGAACGACCTGGTGTCAACTGCAGGCTCGGCGGCCATAAAGAGGTATCTGGAGATCCTCAAGTCCAACAGCGgtgaggagatggagattgAAGGCGCGGATGAACTCAGCTTGAAAGTTCGGGAGCTGCGTCGTCTCATCACGCACGCCAAGGAGACTCCCATCGGCGAAGAGACCGAGACTGTCCTGGTTTCCAATGCCGACTTCTTCACCGCGCTTCCCAAGATTCAGCCATCCTCTAAGCGAGAAGGCTTTGCCACCATCCCAGATACCACCTGGGCCGACATCGGTGCCCTGGGCGGCGTTCGCGACGAGCTGTCCACCGCCATTGTCGAGCCCATCATGAATCCCGATATCTACGCCAGCGTCGGTATCACTGCTCCCACCGGTGTGCTCCTCTGGGGTCCACCAGGTTGCGGTAAAACGCTActggccaaggccgttgCGAACGAGTCCCGCGCCAACTTCATCAGCGTCAAGGGACCAGAGCTGCTGAACAAGTTCGTCGGAGAGTCCGAGCGTGCTGTGCGGCAGGTCTTTGTGCGCGCCCGCTCTTCAGTTCCCTGTGTCATCTTCtttgacgagctggacgctCTCGTCCCGCGCCGAGATGACACTCTCTCCGAAGCGTCTGCCCGCGTCGTCAATACTCTTCTCACAGAGCTCGACGGTCTGGGAAGCAGCCGTCAAGGTATCTATGTGATCGCAGCCACCAACCGGCCTGATATCATCGACCCGGCCATGCTCCGGCCCGGTCGTCTTGAGACTCTCTTATTCGTGAATCTCCCCAGCCCGCTCGAGCGCGCCGATATCCTTCAGACCCTTGTGCGCAAGCTGCCCATCGAGTTCAGCGATGAACTCAGGAGTATTGCGGAAGAGTGCGAGGGGTTCAGTGGTGCAGACCTGGGTAGTCTGCTTCGACGTGCTGGGTACTCGGCTATCAAACGTCGGGATACCATCAAGTTGGAGGACTTTAAGGCTGCGAAGGCCTTTGTTCGGCCGAGCGTGACGGATATGAAGAAGTATGAGAAGCTACGACGGGATTGGAGTGGCGGCGTCGTTTGA
- a CDS encoding uncharacterized protein (ID:PFLUO_007789-T1.cds;~source:funannotate): MNAAKASKKRKAVTRDVEEEAGVFSGDELNHDNLDGALSDNANDLSDSEQDDSESEIELIYDFSDEEDDEDALDSDEIPSDGEQAETKPTVVSQVDRDQPNVRVVKDANGNDRFLYDEINPDDNSDYSEAEENANTIGDIPLTFYDMYPHIGYDINGKKIMRPAKGEALDALLESIEIPKGWTGLTDPATGKPLQLSQDELELLKKVQMNEIPAEGYDPYEPTVEWFTSQQEIMPLSAAPEPKRRFVPSKHEAKRVMKIVKAIREGRILPYRPPEEREETDEDVINYDLWADEVERPDHIMHVPAPKLPPPGYEESYHPPAEYLPDKKERKEWEQTDPEDREKDFLANDFGSLRRVPGYENFIKEKFERCLDLYLAPRVRRSKLNIDPESLLPKLPSPEELKPFPTTCATVFRGHKGRVRSLAVDPLGIWLATGGDDGTVRVWELLTGRQLWSANLSDEEAVNVVRWRPGKDAVILAAAVGDDIYLAVPPIAEPEIEKASLEILDAGWGYAASNPAPSAAEANKKSTPPQWIRPSSALTEAGICVVIPLRYVVKSLSWHRRGDYFVTICPGSSTPASVAISIHTLSKHITQFPFRRRLKGGGAPQTAHFHPSKPILFVANQRSIRAYDLSRQLLVKILQPGARWISSFDIHPTSASASGGDNIIVGSYDRRLLWHDLDLSPRPYKTLRYHRKAIRAVKFHPGGRYPLFADASDDGSLQIFHGSVTGDMLSNASIVPLKVLKGHKITGELGVLDIDWHPREAWCVSAGADGTCRLWM, from the coding sequence ATGAACGCTGCCAAGGCctccaagaagcgcaaggccgtCACGAGAGAtgtggaggaggaagctGGTGTATTCTCGGGCGATGAATTGAACCACGACAATCTTGACGGTGCCCTCTCGGACAATGCCAACGACTTGTCGGACAGCGAGCAGGATGACAGCGAGTCTGAAATCGAGCTGATCTACGATttcagcgacgaggaggatgatgaagacgcATTGGACAGCGACGAAATTCCTTCGGACGGTGAACAGGCCGAAACGAAGCCTACCGTGGTCTCGCAGGTCGACCGGGACCAGCCTAATGTTCGGGTTGTCAAGGATGCCAATGGCAACGACCGCTTCCTCTATGACGAAATCAACCCGGACGACAATTCAGACTACTctgaggccgaggagaatgCCAACACCATTGGCGACATCCCGCTGACTTTCTACGACATGTATCCTCACATTGGCTATGATATCAacggcaagaagatcatgcGGcccgccaagggcgaggcTCTGGACGCATTGCTGGAAAGCATCGAAATCCCCAAGGGCTGGACCGGTCTTACTGATCCCGCGACTGGAAAGCCGCTGCAGCTCAGCCAAGACGAATTGGAGCTGTTGAAGAAGGTCCAAATGAACGAGATCCCCGCTGAAGGCTACGATCCGTATGAGCCCACCGTGGAATGGTTCACCAGCCAACAGGAGATCATGCCTCTCAGCGCAGCTCCGGAGCCGAAGCGGCGATTTGTGCCGTCCAAGCACGAGGCCAAGCGCGTGATGAAGATCGTCAAGGCCATTCGGGAGGGCCGCATCCTGCCTTACAGGCCGCCagaggagagggaagagacGGATGAAGACGTGATCAACTACGATCTGTGGGCTGATGAAGTCGAACGCCCGGATCACATCATGCATGTTCCGGCTCCTAAACTGCCTCCGCCTGGCTACGAGGAGAGCTACCACCCGCCTGCCGAGTATCTGCCCGACAAGAAGGAGCGCAAAGAGTGGGAGCAAACTGACCCGGAGGACCGTGAGAAGGACTTTTTGGCCAACGACTTTGGCTCGCTGCGGAGGGTTCCCGGATACGAGAACTTTATCAAGGAGAAGTTTGAGCGCTGTCTGGATCTTTACCTTGCGCCGAGGGTTCGCCGCAGCAAGCTGAACATCGACCCCGAGAGTCTTCTGCCCAAACTTCCCAGCCCTGAAGAGCTCAAGCCCTTCCCCACGACCTGTGCGACGGTGTTCCGGGGCCACAAGGGCCGTGTGCGCTCTCTCGCCGTGGATCCGCTGGGCATTTGGCTTGCTACTGGTGGTGACGACGGCACTGTGCGTGTATGGGAACTCCTTACTGGCCGTCAGCTCTGGAGTGCAAACctgagcgacgaggaagcggTCAATGTGGTTCGTTGGCGCCCTGGTAAAGATGCGGTCATTCTCGCTGCCGCCGTGGGCGACGATATCTACCTCGCAGTGCCCCCAATTGCCGAACCAGAGATCGAAAAGGCCAgtctggagatcctcgacgcAGGCTGGGGCTATGCCGCCTCGAACCCTGCCCCCAGCGCCGCAGAAGCAAACAAGAAGAGCACGCCACCGCAATGGATACGCCCATCGTCCGCACTCACGGAGGCCGGAATCTGCGTGGTGATTCCTCTCCGATACGTCGTCAAGTCTCTCTCTTGGCACCGACGCGGCGACTACTTCGTCACCATCTGCCCGGGCTCGTCAACTCCCGCTTCCGTCGCAATCTCCATCCACACGCTCTCCAAGCACATCACGCAATTCCCCTTCCGCCGACGCCTGAAGGGTGGCGGCGCCCCGCAAACCGCGCACTTCCATCCGTCCAAGCCAATCCTCTTCGTGGCCAATCAGCGCTCCATCCGCGCGTACGATCTCTCCCGCCAGCTgctggtcaagatcctgcAGCCCGGCGCGCGCTGGATTTCTTCGTTCGATATACACCCGACCTCTGCCAGTGCCTCGGGCGGCGACAACATCATCGTCGGCTCCTACGACCGTCGTCTCCTCTGGCATGATCTCGACCTCTCACCGCGCCCCTACAAGACCCTGCGGTATCACCGCAAGGCTATCCGCGCCGTCAAGTTCCATCCCGGTGGCCGGTACCCCTTGTTCGCTGATGCGAGTGACGATGGCTCGCTGCAGATCTTCCATGGTAGTGTCACGGGCGATATGCTCAGCAATGCTAGTATCGTCCCGCTCAAGGTCCTCAAGGGCCACAAGATCACTGGCGAGTTGGGTGTCCTGGATATCGACTGGCACCCGCGCGAGGCCTGGTGTGTCAGTGCCGGAGCGGACGGCACTTGTCGCTTGTGGATGTAG